The following proteins come from a genomic window of Sorghum bicolor cultivar BTx623 chromosome 3, Sorghum_bicolor_NCBIv3, whole genome shotgun sequence:
- the LOC8054624 gene encoding uncharacterized protein LOC8054624, whose product MASIVLLLSELLGGESASVLAAERYMGGHRSLGEFRPAVTEAPARHGQRLVDDQHAAAAGTERARRMPEDKKRKEESFEDLAMPRIAVDIMWP is encoded by the coding sequence ATGGCTTCCATCGTTCTGCTGCTGTCGGAGCTGCTGGGCGGGGAGAGCGCGAGCGTGCTGGCGGCCGAGCGCTACATGGGCGGCCACCGGAGCCTGGGGGAGTTCCGGCCGGCCGTCACGGAGGCGCCGGCCAGGCATGGCCAACGGCTGGTGGACGACCAGCACGCGGCCGCCGCCGGGACAGAGCGGGCGCGGCGGATGCCGgaggacaagaagaggaaggaggAGTCGTTCGAGGACCTCGCCATGCCTAGGATCGCAGTCGACATCATGTGGCCATGA
- the LOC8054625 gene encoding dirigent protein 1 produces the protein MASCNKQLSSVLLAVLLALVAGGGAVVDAEHLHLYMHDVTGGPSPTAVRVVNAPRGYFGNMFVIDDALTEGASSSTTSRVVGRAQGYYMCASVANLELLVTMNVVLTSGPYAGSSVTVVGRDDINAPVRELSVVGGTGQFRMARGYVLWKTVTPEIIDLEIFVNP, from the coding sequence ATGGCTTCCTGCAACAAGCAGCTCTCCTCCGTGTTGCTTGCTGTCCTCCtggcgctcgtcgccggcggggGCGCGGTGGTGGACGCTGAACACCTGCACTTGTACATGCACGACGTGACGGGCGGTCCGTCCCCGACGGCGGTGCGGGTGGTGAACGCCCCGCGCGGCTACTTCGGCAACATGTTCGTCATCGACGACGCGCTGACGGAGGGCGCCTCGTCGTCGACCACCAGCAGGGTGGTGGGGCGCGCGCAGGGGTACTACATGTGCGCGTCGGTGGCCAACCTGGAGCTGCTGGTCACCATGAACGTGGTTCTCACGTCGGGCCCGTACGCCGGGAGCTCCGTCACCGTGGTGGGCCGCGACGACATCAACGCGCCCGTGCGGGAGCTCTCGGTGGTCGGCGGCACCGGCCAGTTCAGGATGGCGCGTGGCTACGTGCTCTGGAAGACGGTCACGCCCGAGATTATCGACCTCGAAATCTTCGTCAACCCATGA